In Bacteroidales bacterium, the DNA window CTCTTATCCTTCAGAAAATATTCGGTTTCATGATTTAGATTAAAACCTGTCTTGCTTTTAACAAAAATAATCCTCAAAACTGAGAATACGGCATCGGCAATAACAACCGGTTTTTATTATTGGTAGCTGTATGGGCGTATTCCGGCAAATCTTTGATCCGGATCCAATCGGGATGCGAGCCAAATGCAGACCATGCTTTATCCCTGGTAGGTTTATCCTTATACCAGGTAAGGTAAACCAGTGCGGGCATACGCGGTCCGGCCAATACTTCGCCGTAACAAACAGAATTGATCCCCACCTGATCGAAAACGGCGATCTCATCTTTATTGAACATTTTTACCTTTCGTTGATTGGCTTCCTCATTGGGACTGTGGTATATACGAATTTCAAATAAGGTCCGGTCCTTATCGGGCATTTTTATTTTAGGGATCCTGTCAAAAGCTTCACATAAAAAAGTTTCAAAATTAGAGTAAAGTGGGTGAGGCGCCGTAGCATCAAAAAAAGGCTGTGCTGCTTTTCTGAAAACCTGATCCTTCCAGATATCCTGTTTTACTTTCTGAAAAGTCTTCATATCAGGATA includes these proteins:
- a CDS encoding NIPSNAP family protein, translating into MNRKYVLMTVCLFVALFDVLASSSETLVSPKKEIYEWRIYTLTGDGTSLDGFFESTLIPAYNRLGVSVGAFTLYKKEDQELRYLLLVYPDMKTFQKVKQDIWKDQVFRKAAQPFFDATAPHPLYSNFETFLCEAFDRIPKIKMPDKDRTLFEIRIYHSPNEEANQRKVKMFNKDEIAVFDQVGINSVCYGEVLAGPRMPALVYLTWYKDKPTRDKAWSAFGSHPDWIRIKDLPEYAHTATNNKNRLLLPMPYSQF